From a region of the Chlorocebus sabaeus isolate Y175 chromosome 23, mChlSab1.0.hap1, whole genome shotgun sequence genome:
- the SPRY4 gene encoding protein sprouty homolog 4 produces the protein MEPPIPQSAPLTPSSVMVQPLLDSRMSHSRLQHPLTILPIDQMKTSHVENDYIDNPGLAPITGPKRTRGGAPELAPTPARCDQDVTHHWISFSGRPSSVSSSSSTSSDQRLLDHMAPPPVADQASPRAVRIQPKVVHCKPLDLKGPAVPSELDKHFLLCEACGKCKCKECASPRTLPSCWVCNQECLCSAQTLVNYGTCMCLVQGIFYHCTNEDDEGSCADHPCSCSRSNCCARWSFMGALSVVLPCLLCYLPATGCVKLAQRGYDRLRRPGCRCKHTNSVICKAASGDAKTSRPDKPF, from the coding sequence ATGGAGCCCCCGATCCCACAGAGCGCCCCCTTGACTCCCAGCTCAGTCATGGTCCAGCCCCTTCTTGACAGCCGGATGTCCCACAGCCGGCTCCAGCACCCACTCACCATCCTACCCATTGACCAGATGAAGACCAGCCACGTGGAGAATGACTACATAGACAACCCTGGCCTGGCCCCCATCACTGGCCCAAAGCGGACCCGGGGTGGGGCCCCAGAGCTGGCCCCGACGCCTGCCCGCTGTGACCAGGATGTCACCCACCACTGGATCTCTTTCAGCGGGCGGCCCAGCTCtgtgagcagcagcagcagcacatcCTCCGACCAGCGGCTCTTAGACCACATGGCACCACCACCCGTGGCCGACCAGGCCTCACCAAGGGCTGTGCGCATCCAGCCCAAGGTGGTCCACTGCAAGCCGCTGGACCTCAAGGGCCCAGCAGTCCCATCCGAGCTGGACAAGCACTTCTTGCTGTGCGAGGCCTGTGGGAAGTGTAAATGCAAGGAGTGTGCATCCCCGCGGACGTTGCCCTCCTGCTGGGTCTGCAACCAGGAGTGCCTGTGCTCAGCCCAGACCCTGGTCAACTATGGCACATGCATGTGTCTGGTGCAGGGCATCTTCTACCACTGCACGAATGAGGACGATGAGGGCTCCTGTGCTGACCACCCCTGCTCCTGCTCCCGCTCCAACTGCTGCGCCCGCTGGTCCTTCATGGGTGCTCTCTCCGTGGTGCTACCCTGCCTGCTCTGCTACCTGCCTGCCACCGGCTGCGTGAAGCTGGCCCAGCGCGGCTACGACCGTCTGCGCCGCCCTGGTTGCCGCTGCAAGCACACGAACAGCGTCATCTGCAAAGCAGCCAGCGGGGATGCCAAGACCAGCAGGCCAGACAAGCCTTTCTGA